The genome window AGTTCGACCGGACGGTCGACGACGCCACACAGATCGCCGTCGGTGACACCGTCACCTTCGAGAAGACGATCACTGAATCGGACGTCAAGCGTTTCGCCGAGGTCAGCGGCGACACGAACCGACTCCACCTGGACGAGGAGTTCGCCGCCGACACCCGATTCGGTGAACGGATCGTCCACGGGACGCTGGTCTCCGGACTCATCAGTGCTGCGCTGGCACGTCTCCCCGGACTCACGATCTACCTGTCCCAGGACCTCGAGTTCAGTGGACCGGTCGGCATCGGCGACCACGTCTCCGCCCGCGTCGAAGTCGTCGAAGACCTCGGCAACAACCAGTACCGCCTCGAGACGACGATCTACAACGACGACGACGATGCGATGGTCATCGACGGTGAAGCGGTCGTCTTGATCGACGAAGTACCGGAGTAGCCACCACCCCATCGCTGGTGGACGCACTCCCCCGCACCGCAACCCTCCACAACCGGCCGATCCGATTTCGTATCGGCCACCACCCTCTCCTCTAGAATCATCGATCGACGTACTGCACCGCCTCACTCGAGGGCATCACCGCTCTCGAGGGCGGACCCCCCATGCGTCGTCATCGCGACCTGTCCTCGTAGCGCTCTCCGATAGTATAAATAGTTCCTCGCGGAACGACCGGACATGACGCTGTTCGGTACCGCCGGGATCCGTGGCCCTGTCACAGAGATCACGCCGGCACTCGCGCTGACTGTTGGGCAAGCCGCCGGCGAACCCGGTGAAACGTTCGTCGTCGGCAGAGACGGCAGACAGACCGGACCTGCGCTCGCCGCAGCGATGGAAGCCGGACTCGAGAGTGCGGGTGCAGACGTCTTCCGACTTGGGCGTGTACCGACGCCAGCACTCGCGTTCGCCGCTCGCGGGCGCAAGGGTGTAATGGTCACTGCGAGTCACAACCCGCCCGCCGACAACGGACTCAAGTTCTTCGTCGACGGCGTCGAGTACGACCGAGACGCCGAACGAGAAATCGAAAAACGAGTCACGGATGACGTCGCTTCTGTACCGTGGAACGAGTGGGGTCGGTCGGATCGACTCGAGGTCCTCGAGACGTACCGCGACGCGGTGGTTGACTACGTCGAAACGACGTTCGGCGACGCGGACGCTCACAGCCACGATCTACTGTCGGGGCTCTCGATCGCCGTCGACTGTGGGAACGGCGTCGGTGCGCTCGCAACGCCACAGGTTCTCGAGCGTCTCGGGGCGACCGTCGTCGCGGTGAACGCGAACGTCGACGGGTACTTTCCAGCCCGCGAGAGCAAGCCCACACCCGAGACCCTCACCGAGTTCACCGACTTCCTCGCTGCCGGTTCGTTCGACCTGGGGCTCGCTCACGACGGCGACGCTGACCGCCTCGTCGTCCTCGGGCCCGACGGCGAGGTGATTCACGAGGATACGATTCTCGCCGTCGTCGCCGCCCACTACGCGGGCGACAGCGACGCGGACGATCCGGTCGTGGTGACGACGCCGAACGCCTCCGCACGGATCGACGAGCGCGTCCGGGCAGCCGGCGGCCGCGTCGAGCGAGTGCGACTGGGGGCACTCCACGAAGGGATCGCCCGTGAACGCGCCCGCGGGGCCGAGGGGACGGCGGTCGTCTTCGCCGCTGAGCCCTGGAAGCACATTCACACCGGATTCGGCGGCTGGATCGACGGCGTCGTAAGCGCCGCCGCAGTCGCTGCCCTCGTCGCCGACGCCGGCGACACCGACGCGCTCCGGGAACCCATCACCGAACGACCCTACCGGAAGGTGAGCGTCGACTGTCCCGATTCGGCCAAAACCGTCGCTATGGCCGACCTCGAGACCGACCTGCCCGACGCGTTCCCCGACGCGACGGTGAACACGGACTACGGCGTCCGCCTCGAGTTCGCCGACGCCTCGTGGACCTTGGTCCGGCCGAGCGGGACCGAACCCTACATCCGGATCTACGCCGAAAGCGACGAGGTCGACGCGCTCGTCGACGACACCCGCCACGTCGTCGAGACGGCGATCGACGACGCCGAGTGACGCTGGCCCGTGCTGGGATCGGTCTGTCGGTGGCTTCTTGCACACGGTCACGGTATCTCTCGGCATGACCACCCGCGACTTACTCGAGGCCGCCCGCGAAATTCAGTCCGCAGCCCACGTTCCGTACTCCGAGTACACCGTGGGGGCGGCTCTCGAGACCGCCGATGGCGAGGTCTTCGTCGGCTGTAACCTCGAGAACGCAAACTACAGCAACAGCCTCCACGCCGAAGCGGTCGCCATCGCCGAAGCAGTGAAAAACGGTCACACCGACTTCTCGAGGATCGCCGTCAGCTCCGGCCCTCGGGACGGCGTCACCCCCTGTGGCATGTGCCGTCAGACGCTCGCGGAGTTCTGTGCGGACGACCTGAAAGTTATCTGTGACGAAGGCGAGGGTGAAGAGCCGACCGTCTACACGCTTGGGGACCTCCTACCGAACACCATTACCCAAGACATGCTCGAGTGACGATACTCACATCGTCTGTAGGAAACGGACTGTCGTAACAGGGCCCCGGAGGCGAACTCGAGAGCCATCGGCACTCGTCCAGCAGGTATATTCGGCGTCGGATCGAACCGCCGCCAATCGATGGCACGCGACAGCGAAGACCCGAACGCGGACGTACAGTATCACCTCGAGGTCGGCCCCGACGACGTCGCCGGGACGGTCCTGCTGCCAGGTAACCCCGAACGCCTCGAAAAGATCGTCGCCCACTGGGACGATCACGAGATCCGAGCCCACCACCGCGAGTACCGGACGGCTACGGGCTCGGTCGAGGGCACCCCGATTTCGGTCACCTCGACCGGAATCGGTAGCCCGTCGGCGGCGATCGCCGTCGAGGAACTCGCCCGCGTCGGCGTCGGGACGTTCGTTCGCGTCGGCTCCTGTGGTGCGCTCCAGGCCGAGATGGACGTCGGCGACCTCGTGATCAGCACCGGCGCGGTCCGCCAGGAGGGGACCAGCGACGAGTACGTCCGTGAGGACTATCCGGCGACGGCAGACTACGAGGTCGTCTCGGCACTCGTCGCAGCAGCCGAACGCCTCGGCTATGACTATCACGTCGGCCTCACGATGAGCGCCGACTCCTTCTACGCCGGGCAGGGTCGACCCGGCTTCGACGGCTTCGAGGCCGCCGGCTCGAGCGATCTCGTCGATCAGCTCAAGGAGGCGAACGTAAAGAACATCGAGATGGAAGCCAGCGCGATCTTCACGCTTGCGAGCCTCTATGGCCTGCGTGCCGGTGCCGTCTGTTCTGTCTACGCCAACCGCGAAACCGGCGCGTTCCGCACCGAAGGCGAATCTCGCGCCGCCGAGACCGCCTCGCTCGCGACCCACCTGCTCGCACAGATGGACCAGAAGAAGCGGGCGGCCGGAGCAGATCGCTGGCACGCCGGACTCTCACTCGAGGAGTGACGAATGGGATCGGTTTTCCGCGTGTCGAATCAGAAAGGGCGACTCGAGGCTACTCGCGCTCTCTGACGATTTCGGCCTCGAACACCTTGCGGTTCGGGACGATGTACTCCTCGGAGTCGTCTTCGATCTTCGTGACGAGGAGGTCGACTTCCTGAACGATGCCCGACTGCTGGCCGATTTGTACGCGGTCGCCGATTCCGTACGGTTGCTCGAGCAACAGATAGATGCCGGCCGCACTCGAGACGAGGAAGTCCTTGAACGCGATTGCACCGACGACGATGGCACCCGCCGCGAAGATCGCAAGCAGGACGACCAGTGGGAGGACGTAGACGCCGATCTGCCCCAGTGCGAGGACGAACGCGACGTACAGTACCGAGTACTTCACCAGCCGGGGGAGCACCGACACGTCGGGCAGTTTGACGCCGCGGAGATACTCGCTGACGACCAGTTCAGATTTATCGGCGATGATGAACCCGAGAATAAGGATGAGTACGGCGATGAAAACCTGTGGGATGAACTCCGTTACGCGGAACCAGAAGGCGTCGGTGTCGAGTAGCTGGGCGATGTGGATCGCCGTGAGGACGGCGATGCCATAAATAAACCACGAGCTAAGTCGTGCAACGATCTCGACTGTCGACGTGCCGATCGACTGGGCAGTCCGTTCGAACGGGGTTCCTTCGACCGTCTCCGGGACGCCCGAGGCCGACAGCAACTCCTTGTTGAGCCGACCGACGAGATAGCCAACAACCAGCCCCAATACCAATACCGCCATCGCGATAACGGCCGGCTCGTCGATCAGCGTCTGCCACTCCATGTCAGTACGCCTCCGGGTCGACCTCCAGAATAATTTCACCGGCTTTGAACGCCCGCACGAGCCCGTCACTCTCGGAGAGGACGATCGCGATGGCGTTCGTATCTCGCGTGATCGCCCCGGCCGCCATGTGGCGTGCACCGAGCCCTTTGGGGATGTCGACGCCCTCTGCGGACGGCTCGAGGTACCGGTACGCCGAGACGATCTTCCCCGCATCGGAGATGACGAAGGCGCCGTCGAGCCGCGAGAACTCCTTCAACATGACGTTCACGATCTGATCGCCGACGTGGACGTGGGATTTCTCGAACGGGTTGTACGAAAGCGGTCGGGACTTGTTCATTACCTTCCCCGCGTCGCCGACGACGAACAGTGCACCCACAGGTTTCCCCTTCTGGCCCTTCTTGCCGAGTTCGATCGCCAACTCGAGAACTGCCTTGATGACCTCGGGTTCGGGCCGCGATTTCGCGAACAGATCGTAGATTCCCGTCTGTGCGTTGGCGTTCGCTCGGACGCGAGAGACCGTGTCGATCTCGTCGCTGAAGACGCTCGTCGCGCAAGCGAGTTCGTCGCCGCCTTCGATGATCCCCTGCTCGAGTGCGCCCTCGAGCCCGAATCGAATCCGTTCGGCCACCTCGTCGAACTCGAGTGGGAGTTCGACGAACGTCTCCGCCCCCACGTCGTTTTCCGTACTGACGACGACCACGTCGAGGTCATCGATCGCCGTCACGCGCTCGTAGTACGAGCCGCTCGGTCCGAAGAGCACAACGGCATCGACATTCGAGAAAAGAGCCCCGAACACGTCGTCTAATCCGGCCATTGCTCATACAAGTCGTGCCCGCGTGAATAAGCGTTGTGGACCGTCTGACCTTCGTCAGCCGCTTCTCTCGTGGGCCGCCCAGGTTTATTTTGCACACCCTGTTCGTGAGAGCGAGCTGAAACGTGCCGGCATTCCGGTTTTCAGGCTGCCGTGCGGACTTCGGTAGCCGAAATCTACTGGGTTTGATCCGTGCGTACTCACCGGAGCACGATCCGTACGGAAACAGTATGGACAGCAGAACGATTTCAGCCGGTTTGCTCGAGTGAAACGATTACCAGCCGCTGGGTATCCGGTGAACGGTGCAAGAAGCAAGTGCGGGCCGACCCACGCTCGAGATCGGATTCGAATAGCACGTGGGACCGGATTCGAACGACGATCGAGAACCTGCGCCTGTGGCGCAGAACCTCGGTTTCGTTCGAATCCGGTGATCACATTCTCCGCTCACGACGTTGTTCGCGGAGAATGCGCGGGACCGGATTCGAACCGGAGCAAGACGATCACTCTCGCTTGGCTCGAGTGCTGCGACTTGCAGGATTCGAATCGATCCTGCTCTTCGCTCACTTCGTTCGCTCATGCGCGGGACCGGATTCGAACCGGCGGACCTCTACAGGACAGCGTCCTAAGCGCTGCGCCGTTGGCCTGGCTTGGCTACCCGCGCTCATCTTTCGCTTTTCACGAATCGAGTAAGAACCTGTCGATCCGAACTACCTGTGCTTGACCGGCTCTTCCGGTGACCAGTCGGGTGGGACGATAAACGTTACGTGCTCCGAATCCCGCAGCTGATGGAGTTCTGCGGCCTGTTCGGCCAGCGATCGATCCCGATACGGCATCTCGAGGCCGCAACCGGTACACACGAGCTTGCAGGTTGGCTCCTTCATGACAGACGTGAGCCCGACGGACGTAGCCGACTGGCGTCGTCTTTCGCTTGGGCCTTCAGAGGCTTTAGTAGCCGTTTCCTAGTGATACCGAGGCTGAACGGCCGGTTTCACTACCCGTTCGTAGCCACCCCTTGGACGGAGTATCATGATGTTGTATCACACGACACAGATTGTCGGAGATAGACGGAGAACTCTTCCCGCTGGGCGGAGAAACTGTCGTATGCACAGTGCGCGAGATCGCGTCGAGTACGAACCGTGGCTCGAGGAACTCGAGGCGATCGCCGACCGGCTCGAGCTCTCTACGGACGCTCGATCGTGTGCGATCGATCTCTTTCTGATGGACGTTCCGGAACTGGATCGATCGAAGCGTACAGCCCTCGCGGCGAGCGTGTACGCTGGCTCGCTCATCGCGGGTGATGGACGAACTCAGCGAACCGTCGCCGACGCGGCCGACGTCTCACGACTCTCGATCCAGACCCGCTGGAAAGCCCGCCTCGAGGAGGCCGGGCTCGAACCACCACGGTGGTGAGCCAGGTCGCCTAGTCGTTTCATCCGGCATTCGGAGTCAGACCAGCTGATCGTTTCATCGGGCATTCGGGCCCTAAAGTGCGTACGAGACGCCTCTTACACGCGTAAGTGTACGATAACCGACTGCGGAGGGGGAGTCGCCTGCTACCGATGATCGACTGCGGTGAGAACCGTCCGAACGGTCGAATATACGAAGCCACACGCCGTCGATCCATCACGGCGGACCGACGATTCCGCGAGCCACTGCGCAGCGGCATTCGCCGACGGCGGTCCCGATCACTCCTCGACGACGGACCCGTGTTCGTCGATTTCACCCTGAAAAATTCGCGTGCTCGAGATGATGTCACCGTCTTCGGCGAGGACGTGCGGAACGACGACGATCTCGAGCGGGTCGTGTCCACGTTTGCGACGAATCTCGTTGATACGCTCGCCGCCGCCTTTGGTCTCGGGTGAAACGACGAGGTACTCGAACTGCGGTTCGGTGGCGATACCCGTCGGCGAATCGAGCGTGCGGACCTCGAACTCCCGATCGTACTCGGGGGCGATCGCCGCGAGTTCGTTTTCGAGGGTAGCCTTGCGTTCGTCGTACGGTCTGACGTGGCGATCGACGCTTCGGGTCTTCGGAGCGAGCGTGTCGCTCGTCAGGCCGATCGTCACGTCTCCGAGTTCGAACGCCCGCTCGAACAGCTTTCGGTGTCCGTCGTGAACGGGGTCGAACGTCCCACCAAGCGCGACGTCCATACGCCACCTCACTGGAGCGGATCGTATAAAACGGTCGAATCCGCGGACGACCCCGGCGGATCTTGCGACGATGATCGACGATCGTCGAAACGTCCCTTCGCATCGTTTTTTATGGTCGCGGTCAC of Natrarchaeobaculum sulfurireducens contains these proteins:
- a CDS encoding phosphopantetheine adenylyltransferase; the encoded protein is MDVALGGTFDPVHDGHRKLFERAFELGDVTIGLTSDTLAPKTRSVDRHVRPYDERKATLENELAAIAPEYDREFEVRTLDSPTGIATEPQFEYLVVSPETKGGGERINEIRRKRGHDPLEIVVVPHVLAEDGDIISSTRIFQGEIDEHGSVVEE
- a CDS encoding transcription initiation factor IIB family protein, encoding MHSARDRVEYEPWLEELEAIADRLELSTDARSCAIDLFLMDVPELDRSKRTALAASVYAGSLIAGDGRTQRTVADAADVSRLSIQTRWKARLEEAGLEPPRW
- the cdd gene encoding cytidine deaminase; this translates as MTTRDLLEAAREIQSAAHVPYSEYTVGAALETADGEVFVGCNLENANYSNSLHAEAVAIAEAVKNGHTDFSRIAVSSGPRDGVTPCGMCRQTLAEFCADDLKVICDEGEGEEPTVYTLGDLLPNTITQDMLE
- a CDS encoding MaoC family dehydratase, producing the protein MGYKNPGEDNLAAITSAWSAMTQSFLQSATAANRAAVSTMFPVAFDQNSNGTNVPAPIDSVEYSSLDWEFDRTVDDATQIAVGDTVTFEKTITESDVKRFAEVSGDTNRLHLDEEFAADTRFGERIVHGTLVSGLISAALARLPGLTIYLSQDLEFSGPVGIGDHVSARVEVVEDLGNNQYRLETTIYNDDDDAMVIDGEAVVLIDEVPE
- a CDS encoding phosphohexomutase domain-containing protein, with protein sequence MTLFGTAGIRGPVTEITPALALTVGQAAGEPGETFVVGRDGRQTGPALAAAMEAGLESAGADVFRLGRVPTPALAFAARGRKGVMVTASHNPPADNGLKFFVDGVEYDRDAEREIEKRVTDDVASVPWNEWGRSDRLEVLETYRDAVVDYVETTFGDADAHSHDLLSGLSIAVDCGNGVGALATPQVLERLGATVVAVNANVDGYFPARESKPTPETLTEFTDFLAAGSFDLGLAHDGDADRLVVLGPDGEVIHEDTILAVVAAHYAGDSDADDPVVVTTPNASARIDERVRAAGGRVERVRLGALHEGIARERARGAEGTAVVFAAEPWKHIHTGFGGWIDGVVSAAAVAALVADAGDTDALREPITERPYRKVSVDCPDSAKTVAMADLETDLPDAFPDATVNTDYGVRLEFADASWTLVRPSGTEPYIRIYAESDEVDALVDDTRHVVETAIDDAE
- a CDS encoding mechanosensitive ion channel domain-containing protein — encoded protein: MEWQTLIDEPAVIAMAVLVLGLVVGYLVGRLNKELLSASGVPETVEGTPFERTAQSIGTSTVEIVARLSSWFIYGIAVLTAIHIAQLLDTDAFWFRVTEFIPQVFIAVLILILGFIIADKSELVVSEYLRGVKLPDVSVLPRLVKYSVLYVAFVLALGQIGVYVLPLVVLLAIFAAGAIVVGAIAFKDFLVSSAAGIYLLLEQPYGIGDRVQIGQQSGIVQEVDLLVTKIEDDSEEYIVPNRKVFEAEIVRERE
- a CDS encoding nucleoside phosphorylase, with translation MARDSEDPNADVQYHLEVGPDDVAGTVLLPGNPERLEKIVAHWDDHEIRAHHREYRTATGSVEGTPISVTSTGIGSPSAAIAVEELARVGVGTFVRVGSCGALQAEMDVGDLVISTGAVRQEGTSDEYVREDYPATADYEVVSALVAAAERLGYDYHVGLTMSADSFYAGQGRPGFDGFEAAGSSDLVDQLKEANVKNIEMEASAIFTLASLYGLRAGAVCSVYANRETGAFRTEGESRAAETASLATHLLAQMDQKKRAAGADRWHAGLSLEE
- the dacZ gene encoding diadenylate cyclase DacZ; amino-acid sequence: MAGLDDVFGALFSNVDAVVLFGPSGSYYERVTAIDDLDVVVVSTENDVGAETFVELPLEFDEVAERIRFGLEGALEQGIIEGGDELACATSVFSDEIDTVSRVRANANAQTGIYDLFAKSRPEPEVIKAVLELAIELGKKGQKGKPVGALFVVGDAGKVMNKSRPLSYNPFEKSHVHVGDQIVNVMLKEFSRLDGAFVISDAGKIVSAYRYLEPSAEGVDIPKGLGARHMAAGAITRDTNAIAIVLSESDGLVRAFKAGEIILEVDPEAY